From one Henriciella marina DSM 19595 genomic stretch:
- a CDS encoding homoserine dehydrogenase: MNTVKLGIAGLGHVGCGLVDLVQRQENLRLPGKVEITGVTARNRGRNRPVDTDAYRWFDDAARLAADDSVDVFVELIGGSDGPAKVAVETAIKAGKSVVTANKALIAMHGQELAKLARDNGVDLLFEAAVAGGVPIVRVLRDSLAGVEIKRVTGILNGTCNFLLSEMLDTGKSYETVLAEAQRLGYAEADPTLDVSGMDAAHKAAILAAIAFSADLDFSKVAVSGVEGIELLDLDLADRLGLRIKLIAEAKATTDGVVCRVEPFALPKAHPLARINGSLNTVRVEGEPLGAVTLTGPGAGPGPTASAVMGDVAKLFNPIARPAFGHADHHARRKFVVAEPEETSAYFLRVKLMDKAGTLAELTEALAEADVSIDKLLQDSAGDDGAAPIAIVTHICSRREIGRARERLQSLESNVGTPQIMAIEASSE; encoded by the coding sequence TTGAACACGGTAAAACTCGGTATAGCAGGCCTCGGCCATGTCGGTTGCGGCCTCGTAGATCTGGTCCAGCGCCAGGAGAATCTTCGTCTGCCTGGCAAGGTAGAGATTACCGGCGTCACCGCGCGCAATCGCGGCCGCAACCGCCCGGTCGACACTGATGCCTATCGCTGGTTCGATGATGCCGCGCGGCTTGCCGCTGACGATTCGGTTGATGTGTTTGTCGAGCTGATCGGCGGATCCGACGGCCCAGCCAAGGTCGCCGTCGAAACAGCGATCAAGGCTGGCAAATCGGTCGTCACCGCTAACAAGGCCCTGATCGCGATGCACGGTCAGGAGCTTGCAAAGCTTGCCCGTGACAATGGCGTCGATCTTCTTTTTGAAGCCGCCGTCGCTGGCGGCGTTCCGATCGTTCGGGTTCTTCGCGATTCGCTGGCCGGCGTTGAGATCAAGCGCGTCACCGGCATTCTCAACGGGACGTGCAATTTTCTGCTGAGCGAGATGCTCGATACGGGCAAATCGTATGAGACGGTCCTGGCTGAAGCCCAGAGGCTCGGTTATGCTGAAGCCGATCCGACGCTCGATGTGTCGGGAATGGATGCCGCCCACAAGGCAGCCATCCTCGCAGCGATTGCGTTCTCGGCCGATCTCGATTTCTCCAAAGTGGCGGTTTCAGGCGTCGAGGGAATAGAACTGCTCGACCTCGATCTGGCTGACCGTCTTGGCCTGCGCATCAAACTCATCGCCGAAGCCAAGGCGACGACGGATGGTGTTGTTTGCCGGGTTGAGCCATTTGCGCTGCCAAAGGCCCACCCTCTGGCGCGTATCAATGGCAGCCTGAACACAGTCCGCGTTGAAGGTGAGCCGCTCGGCGCTGTTACGCTGACGGGCCCGGGCGCCGGTCCAGGACCGACGGCAAGCGCCGTGATGGGCGACGTTGCGAAACTCTTCAATCCAATCGCTCGCCCCGCATTCGGCCATGCCGATCACCATGCCCGCCGCAAATTCGTTGTCGCAGAGCCTGAAGAGACATCTGCCTACTTCCTGCGCGTGAAGCTGATGGACAAGGCTGGTACGCTGGCTGAGCTGACCGAAGCGCTCGCTGAAGCAGATGTTTCTATCGACAAGCTGCTTCAGGATTCAGCCGGTGACGATGGTGCTGCGCCGATTGCGATCGTCACACATATCTGTTCGCGCCGCGAAATCGGACGTGCGCGAGAGCGCTTGCAGTCGCTTGAGTCCAATGTAGGAACACCGCAGATTATGGCAATTGAGGCTTCATCGGAGTAG
- the rpsI gene encoding 30S ribosomal protein S9 has protein sequence MSDTANSLEDLKTVTTGGDAATEEVVAVQPKIDELGRAYGTGRRKSATARVWIKPGTGKITVNGKDQEQYFARPVLRMVLEQPLVETDRRTEFDVICTVKGSGLSGQAGAVRHGIARALVNYEPGLRAVLKPFGYMTRDPRTVERKKYGRAKARRSFQFSKR, from the coding sequence ATGTCCGATACCGCCAATTCTCTTGAAGACCTGAAGACCGTCACCACCGGCGGCGATGCTGCTACTGAAGAAGTGGTCGCCGTTCAGCCGAAGATCGACGAACTCGGCCGCGCCTACGGCACCGGTCGCCGCAAGTCGGCAACGGCCCGCGTCTGGATCAAGCCGGGCACCGGCAAGATCACTGTCAACGGCAAGGATCAGGAACAGTATTTTGCGCGCCCAGTGCTTCGCATGGTTCTTGAGCAGCCGCTCGTCGAAACCGACCGTCGCACTGAGTTCGACGTGATCTGTACTGTCAAAGGTTCTGGCCTCTCCGGTCAGGCTGGCGCCGTGCGCCACGGCATTGCTCGCGCTCTGGTCAACTATGAGCCAGGCCTTCGCGCCGTTCTGAAGCCGTTCGGCTACATGACGCGTGACCCGCGTACCGTTGAGCGGAAGAAGTATGGCCGTGCGAAAGCACGCCGTAGCTTCCAGTTCTCGAAGCGCTAG
- the phaC gene encoding class I poly(R)-hydroxyalkanoic acid synthase: MKSTTEMSNPEHRTLNAILADQSPEQLQAIGQALAAAAAESQALLSEVMATSHPGGETAGKTDPFNITGVYGKVGQSLASNPQALLSANLDLWTGWVNLWKDFTLGQISEAKDKRFSDPEWSSNPAFEFMRKAYELNSSWMMSLLDAAPDLSPSDKRKAQFYTRQTIDALSPTNFFATNPAALRAMLKTGGQSLVDGLRNARADIAKGNGRLSISQSDESPFEIGKNIATAPGKVVFRNKLIELLQFEPTTEKVYERPLLIFPPWINKYYIMDLREENSLIRWLTDNGLSVFVVSWRSADEVTKDYTWDNYIEEGVFDALNEALAITGADKANTIGYCIGGSLLTGALGHMAKTGDERIASSTFFASQSDFSDAGDLMVFTDPESLDSIDEIIDENNGIMPGEMMGQTFNWLRPVDLVWRYVVDNYMLGKKPRPFDLLFWNADQTNIPGNTHRTYLKNLYGQNQLAEGNFKVLGDTVSMGDITIPVTIQASREDHICPWHSIYRGAKKYGGEVNFILAGSGHIAGVINHPSAEKYQHWTNEGLAKTPEAWLSGSEETKGSWWPTWWEWLEPKAGALKPAVALKDKGLGDAPGAYVKMRLSDISEGKKPPAEYSTPSKRAAPARKPKPAPKKAAPAAKAKPAAKRSPSTSAKPKASSAAAKSAPKKPAKKPSAQGKSGKSASSPKA, translated from the coding sequence ATGAAAAGCACAACCGAGATGAGCAATCCCGAACACCGCACACTGAACGCGATCCTGGCCGATCAATCTCCTGAGCAATTACAGGCGATCGGACAGGCACTTGCGGCGGCGGCGGCTGAATCGCAGGCCCTGCTCAGCGAAGTCATGGCGACCAGTCATCCGGGCGGTGAAACGGCAGGCAAAACCGATCCGTTCAACATTACAGGAGTCTACGGAAAAGTTGGCCAATCCCTGGCCAGCAACCCGCAGGCCCTGTTGAGCGCAAATCTCGATCTGTGGACCGGCTGGGTCAATCTCTGGAAGGATTTCACGCTCGGCCAGATAAGTGAGGCCAAGGACAAGCGCTTTTCCGATCCGGAATGGTCGTCGAACCCTGCGTTCGAGTTCATGCGCAAGGCCTATGAGCTCAACTCGAGCTGGATGATGTCGCTGCTGGATGCGGCGCCAGACCTCTCCCCGTCAGACAAGCGCAAGGCGCAATTCTATACCCGCCAGACCATAGACGCCCTGTCGCCGACCAATTTCTTTGCGACCAACCCGGCAGCCCTCCGTGCCATGCTCAAGACCGGCGGACAGAGCCTTGTTGATGGGCTGCGCAATGCACGCGCGGATATCGCCAAGGGCAATGGCCGACTCTCGATCAGCCAGTCTGACGAGTCGCCTTTCGAGATCGGCAAGAATATCGCGACGGCGCCCGGCAAGGTCGTCTTCCGCAACAAGCTGATCGAGCTGCTCCAGTTCGAGCCGACAACCGAGAAAGTTTATGAGCGCCCGCTGCTCATCTTTCCGCCCTGGATCAACAAATACTACATCATGGATCTGCGCGAGGAGAACTCGCTGATCAGGTGGCTGACGGACAACGGCCTCAGCGTCTTTGTGGTTTCCTGGCGGTCTGCAGACGAGGTGACCAAGGATTACACCTGGGACAATTACATCGAGGAAGGCGTCTTCGACGCGCTGAATGAAGCGCTGGCCATTACCGGCGCTGATAAAGCCAATACGATCGGCTATTGTATCGGTGGATCGCTGCTGACCGGTGCGCTCGGCCATATGGCGAAGACAGGCGACGAGCGGATCGCGTCCTCCACCTTCTTTGCGTCACAGTCTGACTTTTCAGATGCCGGCGACCTTATGGTTTTCACCGATCCTGAGTCCCTCGACAGCATTGATGAGATCATCGACGAGAATAACGGGATCATGCCCGGCGAGATGATGGGCCAGACGTTCAACTGGTTGCGCCCGGTTGATCTTGTCTGGCGGTATGTCGTCGACAATTACATGCTCGGCAAGAAGCCGCGCCCCTTCGACCTGCTCTTCTGGAACGCTGACCAGACGAATATTCCCGGAAATACGCACCGGACTTATCTGAAGAACCTCTACGGCCAGAACCAACTCGCCGAGGGCAATTTCAAGGTGCTGGGCGATACGGTTTCGATGGGGGACATCACGATCCCCGTCACCATTCAGGCCAGCCGCGAAGACCATATCTGTCCCTGGCATTCCATCTATCGCGGCGCGAAGAAATATGGCGGCGAAGTCAACTTCATCCTTGCCGGATCCGGTCATATTGCGGGCGTCATCAATCACCCGAGCGCTGAAAAGTACCAGCACTGGACCAATGAAGGGCTCGCCAAGACACCGGAAGCGTGGCTGTCAGGCTCTGAGGAAACGAAGGGCTCGTGGTGGCCAACCTGGTGGGAATGGCTCGAGCCAAAGGCTGGCGCTCTAAAACCGGCTGTCGCGCTCAAGGATAAGGGCCTCGGCGACGCGCCGGGCGCTTATGTCAAAATGCGCCTTTCGGACATCTCAGAGGGCAAAAAGCCACCTGCTGAGTATTCGACGCCATCAAAGCGCGCTGCTCCGGCTCGAAAGCCAAAACCGGCCCCCAAAAAGGCCGCACCGGCCGCCAAAGCAAAACCAGCGGCAAAACGGTCCCCGTCCACGAGCGCAAAGCCCAAAGCCAGTTCAGCGGCGGCCAAAAGCGCCCCGAAAAAACCGGCCAAGAAGCCTTCAGCTCAAGGGAAAAGCGGCAAGAGCGCGTCCAGCCCCAAGGCCTGA
- a CDS encoding LL-diaminopimelate aminotransferase, with product MAGEFYKIRRLPPYVFEQVNRRKAALRANGADIIDLGMGNPDLPTPKHIVDKLCETARKPDVNGYSASRGIPGLRRSLVNYYKRRFDVTLDKDREVIVTLGSKEGFANLAQAISAPGDVILAPDPSYPLHSFGFIIAGASIRGVPAHTPEQYLSNIDHAIRYSVPPPTAMVLCYPSNPTAAVADLDFYKEAVKVARKHDMWILSDLAYNEIYFDDPPPSILQVDGARDLAVETTTLSKTYSMAGWRIGFAAGNERLIGALGRVKSYLDYGAYTPIQVAACAALDGPQDCVAEAREIYRARRDILVESFGRAGWDVPKPTASMFCWAPIPAQCKGMSSLEFSLALINEAGVAVSPGSGFGERGEGYVRIALVENEQRIRQAARNIKRFLQSCEADSRAADNALEERGAVS from the coding sequence ATGGCCGGAGAGTTTTACAAGATCAGGCGTTTGCCGCCCTATGTGTTCGAGCAGGTCAATCGCCGCAAGGCGGCCCTTCGCGCGAACGGCGCAGACATCATCGATCTCGGCATGGGCAACCCGGACCTGCCGACCCCCAAGCATATTGTCGACAAGCTGTGCGAGACAGCCCGCAAACCGGACGTAAACGGCTATTCGGCCTCACGCGGAATCCCGGGCCTGCGCCGCTCGCTCGTCAACTATTACAAACGCCGTTTCGATGTGACGCTCGACAAGGACCGCGAGGTCATCGTGACGCTCGGCTCCAAGGAAGGTTTCGCCAATCTGGCGCAGGCGATCTCAGCGCCCGGTGATGTGATTCTCGCGCCCGACCCATCTTATCCGCTGCACTCGTTCGGGTTCATCATTGCCGGTGCGTCGATCCGCGGCGTGCCGGCGCACACGCCTGAACAGTACCTCTCCAATATCGATCACGCGATCCGCTACAGCGTGCCGCCACCAACGGCGATGGTGCTCTGCTATCCGTCCAACCCGACGGCCGCGGTCGCTGATCTCGATTTCTACAAGGAAGCGGTAAAAGTCGCGCGCAAGCACGACATGTGGATCCTGTCGGACCTTGCCTACAATGAGATCTATTTCGACGATCCGCCGCCCTCGATCCTTCAGGTCGATGGCGCGCGCGACCTGGCTGTCGAGACGACGACGTTGTCTAAAACCTATTCCATGGCGGGATGGCGGATTGGCTTTGCCGCTGGCAATGAGCGCCTCATTGGCGCGCTCGGCCGGGTAAAGTCCTATCTCGACTACGGCGCCTACACGCCGATCCAGGTCGCCGCTTGCGCCGCACTTGATGGCCCGCAGGACTGCGTTGCCGAGGCCCGCGAAATCTACCGCGCGCGCCGCGACATCCTCGTCGAAAGCTTCGGGCGCGCTGGCTGGGATGTGCCGAAGCCGACGGCTTCCATGTTCTGCTGGGCACCAATCCCTGCGCAGTGCAAGGGAATGAGCAGCCTCGAATTCTCGCTCGCCCTGATCAATGAGGCCGGCGTTGCCGTCTCTCCCGGCTCCGGCTTCGGAGAGCGCGGCGAAGGCTATGTCCGTATCGCGCTTGTCGAGAACGAGCAGCGGATCCGCCAGGCCGCCCGCAATATCAAGAGGTTTCTTCAATCTTGCGAAGCTGATAGCAGGGCCGCTGACAATGCGTTGGAAGAACGAGGAGCGGTCTCTTGA
- a CDS encoding COX15/CtaA family protein, which produces MRHMAKSDAGQKWIRRWLILIALLVYAMILIGGMTRLTDSGLSITEWDVISGSVPPLGAEGWAEEFAKYQQTAEFQQQNFNMTLAEFKYIYWWEWGHRLFGRLIGLVAIGGLVWFLARKWVGRGLTTRLIILIALGGLQGAIGWWMVSSGIGETDRLDVAPYRLMTHFVLALIIIGYTVWLWMDLGGRTRMERQPVLAGFALVLAGLVFVQMASGALVAGLDAGRTYTDWPLMDGAFVPASYIREDLGWRSLFEGLAATQFNHRVLAYVLWAAALAGVALSWGKPAAKSFALLATLVTLQAAWGIYTLVSGAPLELAIVHQALGVIVFITSIRLVWLTRSPTAPRLASS; this is translated from the coding sequence ATGAGACACATGGCAAAGTCAGACGCGGGACAAAAGTGGATCAGGCGCTGGCTCATCCTGATCGCACTGCTGGTTTACGCGATGATCCTCATTGGCGGGATGACGCGGCTCACCGATTCCGGGCTTTCAATCACCGAATGGGATGTCATCAGCGGCAGCGTGCCGCCGCTTGGCGCGGAAGGCTGGGCCGAGGAGTTTGCCAAATATCAGCAGACGGCGGAGTTCCAGCAGCAGAACTTCAACATGACGCTGGCTGAGTTCAAATACATCTACTGGTGGGAATGGGGCCATCGTCTTTTCGGCCGTCTCATCGGGCTGGTCGCCATCGGCGGTCTGGTCTGGTTCCTCGCGCGTAAATGGGTCGGCCGAGGGCTCACCACGCGCCTCATTATCCTGATCGCGCTTGGCGGTCTTCAGGGGGCGATCGGCTGGTGGATGGTGTCCAGCGGCATCGGTGAGACAGACCGTCTGGATGTGGCCCCATACCGGCTGATGACCCATTTCGTGCTCGCGCTGATTATCATTGGATATACGGTCTGGCTCTGGATGGACCTTGGCGGTCGTACCCGGATGGAGCGCCAACCGGTTCTCGCGGGTTTTGCGCTGGTCCTGGCCGGGTTGGTCTTTGTCCAGATGGCAAGTGGCGCACTGGTCGCGGGCCTTGACGCAGGGCGCACCTATACCGACTGGCCTCTGATGGACGGCGCATTTGTGCCCGCTTCTTATATACGTGAGGACCTTGGCTGGCGGAGCCTCTTTGAGGGGTTGGCGGCGACCCAGTTCAACCACCGGGTCCTCGCCTATGTCCTATGGGCCGCGGCGCTGGCTGGCGTTGCCCTCAGTTGGGGCAAGCCAGCCGCCAAGTCCTTTGCGCTGCTCGCAACGCTTGTGACCCTGCAAGCGGCCTGGGGCATCTACACACTGGTCAGCGGCGCCCCGCTGGAGCTTGCGATTGTCCACCAGGCCCTCGGCGTGATCGTCTTCATCACGTCCATCAGGCTTGTCTGGCTTACTCGGTCGCCGACGGCACCTCGATTGGCGTCATCGTAA
- the glpX gene encoding class II fructose-bisphosphatase has translation MTDSILVPHLADAMVRVTEVAAIAAQRLAGFGDEKAADQAAVDAMRKAFNTVEFKGRVVIGEGERDEAPMLYVGEEVGTGSGPEIDIALDPLEGTTLTAKSMSNALAVLAISPRGGLLHAPDTYMDKIAIGPGYGKDVIDLDASPADNIKSMAKAAGRPVESITVCVLDRPRHADIIESIRSVGARISLISDGDVAGVINTTNLDTGIDLYIGQGGAPEGVLAAAALKCVGGQMQGRLFFRNEDERSRAKRVGITELDRKYDLDELASGETVFCATGVTKGGLVDGVIVRPGVTTTDTLVMSSADGMVRKIQSRYRTA, from the coding sequence ATGACTGACAGCATTCTGGTCCCGCATCTGGCTGATGCAATGGTACGGGTCACTGAAGTGGCCGCAATCGCGGCGCAGAGGCTTGCTGGCTTTGGCGATGAAAAAGCCGCCGATCAGGCTGCCGTTGATGCGATGCGCAAAGCATTCAACACAGTCGAATTCAAGGGGCGGGTCGTCATTGGTGAGGGCGAGCGCGACGAGGCGCCCATGCTTTATGTCGGCGAAGAGGTCGGCACCGGCAGCGGCCCTGAAATCGACATCGCCCTCGATCCGCTCGAAGGCACCACGCTGACGGCAAAGTCCATGTCCAATGCCTTGGCGGTTCTCGCCATCTCGCCGCGCGGCGGGCTTCTGCATGCGCCCGACACCTATATGGACAAGATCGCGATCGGCCCCGGCTACGGGAAGGACGTGATCGATCTTGATGCCTCCCCTGCCGACAATATCAAATCGATGGCGAAAGCTGCCGGACGGCCCGTTGAATCGATAACGGTCTGCGTGCTCGATCGTCCGCGTCATGCCGACATCATCGAGAGCATTCGCAGCGTCGGCGCGCGGATCAGCCTTATTTCCGACGGCGATGTGGCCGGTGTGATCAACACGACCAATCTTGATACCGGCATCGATCTCTATATCGGCCAGGGCGGCGCGCCCGAAGGCGTGCTCGCCGCTGCAGCCCTCAAATGCGTTGGCGGCCAGATGCAGGGCCGGCTGTTCTTCCGCAACGAAGATGAGCGTTCACGCGCCAAACGGGTCGGCATTACTGAGCTCGACCGCAAATACGATCTTGATGAGCTCGCGAGCGGAGAGACGGTTTTCTGTGCAACGGGCGTCACCAAAGGCGGTCTCGTCGATGGGGTCATTGTCAGGCCGGGCGTGACCACGACCGACACGCTGGTGATGAGCTCTGCAGACGGCATGGTCCGCAAGATCCAGTCGCGCTATCGTACCGCTTAA
- the argC gene encoding N-acetyl-gamma-glutamyl-phosphate reductase — MTNQPLRAAILGASGYTGAETVRLLRNHPNVVPVAATGNALAGKTLSDIFPHLRGKYDLDVIKAEDVDWDGVDVAFGCLPHGTSQDLIETLPERIKVVDLSSDYRFRDAGLYSETYGREHIAPERTANAIYGLSEHAAERMAGADLVACPGCYPTAALMVLLPLVGSDVIDLGAIIIDAKSGASGAGRGLKEGNLFCEVGEGVHAYGVGTHRHAPEIEQELRLAADDPSIEVTFTPHLIPMTRGELVTCHLRGDVDQIHAALSRAYEGQPFVSVLPLGSPPPDTRHVRGTNDCRIAVFPDRAKGRVIVIAVIDNLVKGSSGQAIQNLNLMMGWDQALGLDALLPLFP, encoded by the coding sequence ATGACCAATCAACCTCTAAGAGCCGCCATTCTGGGCGCGTCGGGTTATACCGGCGCGGAAACCGTCCGGCTCCTGCGCAACCACCCGAATGTCGTGCCCGTGGCCGCCACCGGCAACGCGCTGGCCGGCAAGACACTTTCAGACATTTTCCCGCATCTTCGCGGCAAGTACGATCTCGATGTCATCAAGGCAGAAGATGTCGACTGGGATGGGGTCGATGTCGCGTTTGGCTGCCTGCCGCACGGCACCAGCCAGGATCTGATCGAAACGCTCCCGGAGCGCATCAAGGTCGTCGATCTCTCGTCGGATTACCGTTTCCGCGACGCCGGGCTCTACTCGGAGACCTATGGCCGCGAACATATCGCACCAGAGCGCACCGCGAATGCCATTTACGGCCTCAGCGAACATGCGGCAGAGCGTATGGCGGGCGCCGACCTGGTGGCATGCCCCGGCTGCTACCCAACAGCGGCCCTTATGGTTCTCCTGCCTCTGGTCGGCTCTGACGTCATCGATCTTGGGGCCATCATCATCGATGCGAAATCCGGCGCGTCAGGCGCGGGCAGGGGTCTCAAGGAAGGCAATCTCTTCTGCGAGGTTGGCGAAGGTGTACACGCCTATGGCGTCGGCACCCACCGGCACGCCCCGGAGATCGAGCAGGAGCTTCGCCTTGCTGCGGATGACCCATCGATTGAAGTGACGTTCACCCCGCATCTCATCCCGATGACGCGCGGCGAGCTTGTCACATGCCACCTGCGCGGCGACGTTGATCAGATACATGCGGCCCTCTCCAGGGCCTATGAAGGCCAGCCCTTCGTCAGTGTGCTGCCGCTCGGCTCGCCGCCGCCTGATACGCGTCATGTGCGCGGCACGAATGATTGCCGGATAGCGGTCTTCCCTGACCGCGCCAAAGGCCGCGTTATCGTGATCGCCGTGATCGATAATCTGGTGAAGGGCTCCAGCGGACAGGCTATCCAGAACCTCAACCTGATGATGGGTTGGGATCAGGCCTTGGGGCTGGACGCGCTCTTGCCGCTTTTCCCTTGA
- the rplM gene encoding 50S ribosomal protein L13 encodes MKTYNAPADVENKWIVIDATDVVVGRLASYVAKRLRGKHRADFTPHIDTGDHIVVINAEKARFTGNKLRDKTYYRHTGYPGGIKSTTAEKILGGRFPERAIELAVKRMMPGESSLSRQQFSKLRVYAGSEHPHEAQKPETVDFASMNTKNLRDD; translated from the coding sequence ATGAAGACTTATAACGCACCTGCTGACGTGGAGAACAAATGGATCGTTATCGACGCAACAGATGTTGTGGTCGGTCGCCTCGCTTCATATGTCGCCAAACGCCTGCGCGGCAAGCACCGCGCTGATTTCACCCCACACATCGATACCGGCGATCACATCGTCGTTATCAATGCGGAAAAGGCCCGATTCACCGGCAACAAGCTGCGTGACAAGACCTATTACCGCCACACCGGATATCCTGGTGGCATCAAGAGCACGACCGCTGAGAAGATCCTTGGTGGCCGCTTTCCTGAGCGCGCCATCGAGCTTGCTGTAAAGCGGATGATGCCGGGCGAAAGCTCGCTGTCCCGCCAGCAATTCTCCAAGCTTCGCGTCTATGCCGGGTCTGAGCATCCGCATGAAGCGCAGAAGCCTGAAACCGTCGACTTCGCATCGATGAATACAAAGAATCTGAGAGACGACTGA